One genomic segment of Mycolicibacterium chubuense NBB4 includes these proteins:
- a CDS encoding adenylate/guanylate cyclase domain-containing protein: protein MTANRTAAQRLGRVLERVTHQSGRVAGTPEYGSWILGRVSESQRRRRVRIQIILTTFVVVANLIGIGVATLVVTIAFPIPNVFGSSVAWITFIVVPAYLVAALVVGVFWATRRVMNNVRWAIEERQPTREDQRNTFLAPWRLTRVLLVLWGLGTVVLTTLYGLRDTDFIPKWLLGVSFPGIVVSASCYLFTEFALRPVAAQALEAGKPPRRIADGLMGRTMLVWVLGSGVPVVGIFLAAAITLMQRNLTPTQFTVAVMILALFALVFGAILMFILAWLTVTPVRVVREALNRVEQGDLDTNLVVFDGTELGQLQRGFNSMVRGLQERERVRDLFGRHVGREVALLAEQARPKLGGEERYAAVVFVDIIGSTKLVTSLPAVEVVELLNRFFAVIVEEVDRHHGLVNKFEGDAVLAVFGAPVSLEHPEDEALAAAREIARRLCDEVPECEAGIGVAAGTVVAGNVGARERFEYTVIGEPVNEAARLCELAKDEPQRLVASSAAIGKATETERSRWTLGESVTLRGHDEPTQLATPVDAG, encoded by the coding sequence ATGACCGCAAACAGGACGGCCGCACAGCGGCTGGGCCGCGTGCTCGAACGCGTGACCCACCAGAGCGGCAGAGTCGCGGGCACCCCGGAGTACGGATCCTGGATTCTTGGACGGGTCTCGGAGAGCCAACGCCGCCGTCGTGTGCGCATCCAGATCATCCTCACCACCTTCGTCGTGGTCGCGAATCTGATCGGCATCGGTGTCGCGACGCTGGTGGTGACCATCGCGTTCCCGATTCCGAACGTGTTCGGCTCCTCGGTCGCGTGGATCACGTTCATCGTGGTGCCCGCCTATCTGGTGGCCGCACTCGTGGTTGGAGTGTTCTGGGCGACGCGGCGGGTGATGAACAACGTGCGATGGGCCATCGAGGAGCGCCAGCCCACGCGCGAGGATCAACGCAATACGTTCCTGGCGCCCTGGCGGCTCACCCGCGTGCTCCTGGTGCTGTGGGGTCTGGGGACGGTGGTGCTGACCACGCTCTACGGGCTGCGGGACACGGACTTCATTCCCAAGTGGCTGCTGGGCGTGAGCTTTCCGGGCATCGTGGTCTCGGCGAGCTGCTACCTGTTCACCGAGTTCGCGCTGCGCCCGGTAGCGGCTCAGGCGCTCGAGGCAGGCAAGCCGCCGCGACGGATCGCCGACGGCCTGATGGGCCGCACCATGCTGGTGTGGGTGCTCGGCTCCGGGGTGCCGGTGGTCGGCATCTTTCTGGCCGCCGCGATCACGCTGATGCAGCGCAATCTCACCCCGACTCAGTTCACCGTCGCGGTGATGATTCTCGCCCTGTTCGCGCTGGTGTTCGGCGCCATCCTGATGTTCATCCTCGCGTGGCTGACGGTCACCCCGGTACGGGTGGTTCGAGAGGCCCTCAACAGGGTCGAGCAGGGCGATCTCGACACCAACCTGGTGGTGTTCGACGGGACCGAACTGGGCCAGCTCCAGCGCGGCTTCAACTCGATGGTGCGAGGGTTGCAGGAGCGGGAACGGGTGCGCGATCTGTTCGGCCGTCACGTGGGCCGGGAGGTGGCACTCCTGGCCGAGCAGGCCCGGCCCAAGCTGGGGGGCGAAGAGCGCTACGCCGCAGTCGTGTTCGTCGACATCATCGGCTCGACGAAGCTCGTCACCAGCCTGCCGGCGGTCGAGGTCGTGGAACTGCTCAACCGCTTCTTCGCGGTCATCGTCGAGGAGGTCGACCGCCACCACGGCCTGGTGAACAAGTTCGAGGGCGACGCTGTGCTCGCGGTCTTCGGCGCGCCGGTGTCGTTGGAGCACCCCGAGGACGAGGCGCTGGCGGCGGCGCGGGAGATCGCCCGCCGGCTGTGCGACGAGGTGCCCGAGTGCGAAGCGGGCATCGGCGTGGCGGCGGGCACCGTGGTCGCGGGCAACGTCGGCGCCCGGGAACGCTTCGAGTACACGGTGATCGGCGAGCCGGTCAACGAGGCCGCCCGGCTGTGCGAGCTGGCCAAGGACGAGCCGCAGCGCCTGGTCGCATCCTCGGCGGCGATCGGTAAGGCGACCGAAACCGAAAGAAGCCGTTGGACCCTCGGAGAGAGCGTGACATTGCGCGGTCACGACGAGCCGACGCAGTTGGCCACTCCCGTCGACGCCGGCTGA
- the glgB gene encoding 1,4-alpha-glucan branching protein GlgB, with amino-acid sequence MTKASKASKATKASKATKMTDSPHLRPHTADVNRLLAGEHHDPHSVLGAHEFDDHTVIRAYRPHAVEVAALIGGTRYPFQHIEAGLFAVAVPFTDLVDYRLEIKYSDDSDFVHTVADAYRFLPTLGEMDLHLFSEGRHERLWEVLGAHPRSFTTPDGVVEGVSFAVWAPNAKGVSIIGDFNNWGGNEAQLRALGSTGVWELFWPSFPVDGLYKFRVHGADGVVTERADPMAFATEVPPHTASRVTHSDYTWSDDEWMTGRPLRNPVFEPMSTYEVHLGSWRPGLSYTELADELTRYVVEHGFTHVEMLPVAEHPFGGSWGYQVTSYYAPSSRFGTPDEFRYLVDRLHRAGIGVLVDWVPAHFPKDAWALGRFDGTPLYEHADPRRGEQLDWGTYVFDFGRAEVRNFLVANALYWLQEFHIDGLRVDAVASMLYLDYSRPEGGWTPNVYGGRENLEAVQFLQEMNATVHKINPGIVTIAEESTSWPGVTRPTNLGGLGFSMKWNMGWMNDTLEFIKRDPIHRSYHHHEITFSMLYAFSENYVLPISHDEVVHGKGTLWGRMPGSDHMKAAGIRGLLAYQWAHPGKQLLFMGQEFGQRAEWSEERGVDWYQLEEQGFSDGILRMLTDTNAIYRSRRALWSRDTKPEGYSWIDANDSANNVLSFLRFGDDGSMMACVFNFSGSEHSRYRLGLPHAGTWREVLNTDSDSYHGSGIGNYGAVEATDEPWHGRPASAVMVLPPLAALWFEPERP; translated from the coding sequence ATGACCAAGGCCTCCAAGGCCTCCAAGGCGACCAAGGCCTCCAAGGCGACGAAGATGACCGACAGCCCTCATCTGCGGCCCCACACCGCCGATGTGAACCGACTGCTGGCCGGTGAGCACCACGATCCGCACTCGGTGCTGGGCGCCCACGAGTTCGACGACCACACGGTCATCCGCGCCTACCGGCCCCACGCCGTCGAGGTCGCCGCTCTCATCGGCGGCACGCGATACCCGTTCCAGCACATCGAAGCCGGTCTGTTCGCCGTCGCGGTGCCGTTCACCGACCTGGTGGACTACCGCCTCGAGATCAAGTACTCCGACGACTCGGATTTCGTGCACACCGTCGCCGACGCGTACCGCTTCCTGCCCACGCTGGGCGAGATGGATCTTCACCTCTTCTCCGAAGGCCGACACGAGCGTCTGTGGGAGGTGCTCGGCGCGCATCCGCGCAGCTTCACCACCCCCGACGGCGTCGTCGAGGGCGTGTCTTTCGCAGTCTGGGCACCGAATGCCAAGGGCGTCAGCATCATCGGAGATTTCAACAACTGGGGCGGCAACGAGGCGCAACTTCGGGCACTCGGGTCGACGGGTGTGTGGGAGCTGTTCTGGCCGAGCTTCCCGGTCGACGGACTCTACAAGTTCCGGGTGCACGGCGCCGACGGCGTTGTCACCGAGCGTGCCGACCCGATGGCTTTCGCCACCGAGGTGCCACCGCACACGGCATCGCGAGTCACCCACAGCGACTACACGTGGAGCGACGACGAGTGGATGACGGGCCGGCCCTTGCGCAACCCGGTGTTCGAGCCGATGAGCACCTACGAGGTGCACCTGGGCTCGTGGCGGCCGGGGCTCAGTTACACCGAACTGGCCGATGAACTCACCCGGTACGTCGTCGAGCACGGCTTCACCCACGTCGAGATGCTGCCCGTCGCCGAGCATCCGTTCGGCGGGTCGTGGGGGTATCAGGTCACCTCGTACTACGCGCCGTCCTCGCGGTTCGGCACGCCGGACGAATTCCGGTATCTCGTCGACCGCCTGCACCGGGCCGGTATCGGAGTCCTCGTCGACTGGGTGCCCGCGCACTTCCCCAAGGACGCGTGGGCGCTGGGCCGCTTCGACGGCACTCCGCTCTACGAGCACGCCGACCCGCGCCGTGGCGAGCAATTGGACTGGGGTACATACGTTTTCGACTTCGGCCGGGCCGAGGTGCGCAACTTTTTGGTGGCGAACGCCCTGTACTGGCTGCAGGAGTTCCACATCGACGGCCTGCGCGTCGACGCCGTCGCGTCGATGCTCTACCTCGACTACTCGCGCCCGGAAGGCGGCTGGACACCGAACGTCTACGGCGGCCGGGAGAACCTCGAGGCGGTGCAGTTCCTGCAGGAGATGAACGCCACCGTCCACAAGATCAACCCGGGCATCGTCACGATCGCGGAGGAGTCCACGTCCTGGCCGGGTGTCACCCGTCCCACCAATCTCGGCGGCCTGGGTTTCTCCATGAAGTGGAACATGGGGTGGATGAACGACACGCTGGAGTTCATCAAGCGGGATCCGATCCACCGCAGCTACCACCACCACGAGATCACCTTCTCGATGCTGTATGCGTTCAGCGAGAACTACGTGCTGCCGATCAGCCACGACGAGGTGGTGCACGGCAAAGGCACGCTGTGGGGCCGGATGCCGGGCAGCGACCACATGAAAGCGGCGGGTATCCGCGGCCTGCTGGCGTATCAATGGGCCCATCCGGGCAAGCAACTGCTGTTCATGGGCCAGGAGTTCGGACAGCGCGCCGAGTGGTCCGAGGAGCGCGGCGTCGACTGGTACCAGTTGGAGGAGCAGGGCTTCTCCGACGGCATCCTGCGGATGCTGACGGACACGAATGCGATCTACCGCAGCCGCCGGGCGTTGTGGTCGCGCGACACCAAGCCCGAGGGCTACTCGTGGATCGACGCCAACGATTCGGCCAACAACGTGCTGAGCTTCCTGCGCTTCGGCGATGACGGCTCGATGATGGCGTGCGTGTTCAACTTCTCCGGGTCCGAGCACAGTCGCTACCGGCTGGGCCTGCCACACGCCGGCACCTGGCGGGAGGTGCTCAACACCGACTCGGACAGCTATCACGGCTCCGGTATCGGGAACTACGGCGCCGTCGAGGCGACCGACGAGCCCTGGCACGGCCGGCCCGCCTCGGCGGTGATGGTGCTGCCGCCGCTGGCCGCACTCTGGTTTGAACCGGAGCGCCCCTAG
- a CDS encoding DUF3817 domain-containing protein — translation MAVMASTFDVRSAPAWFRLIAFAEALSWVGLLIGMYFKYLGTPATEIGVKVFGPVHGAIFIAFVVAAVLTGIRFTWGPVTWLLALLGSIVPLGSVIFLIWADRAGRMGSATAAPALGRPGRTVPEKT, via the coding sequence ATGGCGGTCATGGCAAGCACATTCGACGTTCGCAGCGCGCCCGCGTGGTTCCGGCTGATCGCCTTCGCGGAGGCGCTCAGCTGGGTCGGACTGCTGATCGGCATGTACTTCAAGTACCTCGGCACACCGGCCACCGAGATCGGGGTGAAGGTGTTCGGCCCTGTGCACGGCGCGATCTTCATCGCCTTCGTGGTGGCCGCGGTGCTGACCGGTATCAGGTTCACCTGGGGGCCCGTGACATGGTTGCTGGCATTGCTGGGCAGCATCGTGCCACTGGGCAGTGTGATCTTCCTCATATGGGCTGACCGGGCCGGTCGGATGGGGTCGGCGACGGCCGCGCCCGCGCTCGGGCGGCCAGGCCGAACGGTACCCGAAAAGACGTGA
- a CDS encoding acyl-CoA dehydrogenase family protein produces MTTAALPSADELRTEVREWLRDNWTPLPKATDPWASSPERIAWLEKVLDAGYAVPTYPTEWFGRGYPNDLAAVIAQEFSAIKAPGSRQDKYNIPANTTLRLGSDRLKQDLLRDFLIERSRTCLLYSEPGAGSDLAGVRTTAVRHGDRWVVNGQKVWTSGAQTADYALLLARTDWDVPKHKGLSLFVLPMKQPGIEVRPLVQITGESHFNEVFISDAEVSDEYLLGGEGNGWRALQTALAYERSIMGDSGRSSRNKRADDLIALARDHGVLDDAAVRDRLATVLAMRELNRLNNARAKAATTQGTSSSIMSLGKLAMSRILHTEAAMKTQIIGAQALLSGPENPEADDVNFLTLNAFFTSIGGGTDQIQRNIIGERVLGLPKEPEADRDIPFRQARRS; encoded by the coding sequence ATGACCACCGCTGCGCTGCCCAGCGCCGACGAGCTGCGCACCGAAGTCCGGGAATGGTTGCGGGACAACTGGACTCCACTGCCCAAAGCCACCGACCCGTGGGCGTCCTCGCCCGAGCGGATCGCGTGGCTGGAGAAGGTGCTCGACGCCGGCTATGCGGTGCCCACCTATCCCACCGAGTGGTTCGGTCGCGGCTATCCCAACGACCTCGCCGCCGTCATCGCCCAGGAGTTCTCGGCGATCAAGGCGCCGGGCTCCCGGCAGGACAAGTACAACATCCCGGCCAACACGACGCTGCGGCTCGGCAGCGACAGGCTCAAGCAGGACCTGTTGCGCGACTTCCTCATCGAGCGCTCCCGCACCTGCCTGCTCTACAGCGAGCCCGGCGCCGGCTCCGACCTGGCCGGCGTGCGCACCACCGCGGTCAGGCACGGTGACCGGTGGGTGGTCAACGGACAGAAGGTGTGGACGTCGGGCGCGCAGACCGCCGACTACGCCCTGCTGCTGGCCCGCACCGATTGGGATGTGCCCAAGCACAAGGGGCTGAGCCTGTTCGTCCTGCCGATGAAGCAACCGGGCATCGAGGTGCGGCCGCTGGTCCAGATCACCGGCGAGTCGCATTTCAACGAGGTCTTCATCAGCGACGCAGAGGTGTCCGACGAGTATCTGCTCGGCGGCGAGGGCAACGGATGGCGCGCGCTGCAGACCGCGCTGGCCTACGAGCGCTCCATCATGGGCGACAGCGGCCGCAGCTCGCGCAACAAGCGCGCCGACGACCTGATCGCCCTCGCCCGCGACCACGGGGTGCTCGACGACGCGGCGGTGCGTGACCGGTTGGCGACGGTGCTGGCCATGCGGGAGCTCAACAGGCTGAACAATGCGCGCGCGAAAGCTGCGACGACGCAGGGCACCTCGAGTTCGATCATGTCTTTGGGCAAGCTCGCGATGTCGCGCATCCTGCATACCGAAGCGGCCATGAAGACACAGATCATCGGTGCGCAGGCGTTGCTGTCCGGACCCGAGAACCCGGAGGCCGACGACGTCAACTTCCTGACGCTCAATGCGTTCTTCACGTCGATCGGCGGCGGCACCGACCAGATCCAGCGCAACATCATCGGGGAGCGCGTGCTGGGTCTGCCGAAGGAGCCCGAAGCCGACCGCGACATCCCGTTCCGCCAGGCCCGCCGGAGCTGA
- the mce gene encoding methylmalonyl-CoA epimerase, giving the protein MTAEQTDARPVLATALVTAIDHVGIAVPDLDAAIKWYHDHLGMIVLHEEVNDEQGIREAMLSVRGAPVGSTQIQLMAPIDDSSTIAKFLDKRGPGLQQFAYRVSDLDTLSARLREQGVRLIYDAPRRGTANSRINFIHPKDGGGVLIELVEPAEGSGSTH; this is encoded by the coding sequence ATGACCGCCGAGCAGACTGACGCCCGTCCTGTACTGGCCACCGCGCTGGTCACCGCCATCGACCACGTGGGCATCGCGGTGCCCGACCTGGACGCGGCGATCAAGTGGTACCACGACCATCTCGGCATGATCGTGCTCCACGAAGAGGTCAACGACGAGCAGGGGATCCGCGAGGCGATGCTGTCGGTCCGCGGTGCGCCGGTCGGCAGCACCCAGATCCAGCTGATGGCCCCGATCGACGACAGCTCGACCATTGCGAAGTTCCTCGACAAGCGCGGCCCGGGGCTGCAGCAGTTCGCCTATCGGGTCAGCGACCTCGACACGCTCTCCGCGCGGCTGCGCGAACAGGGTGTGCGGTTGATCTACGACGCACCGCGCCGGGGCACCGCGAACTCCCGGATCAACTTCATCCATCCCAAGGACGGCGGCGGCGTGCTCATCGAGCTCGTCGAGCCCGCCGAGGGTTCCGGCTCGACCCACTAG
- a CDS encoding acyl-CoA dehydrogenase family protein, whose translation MTISVAERAELRTAVGALLAEKCSEDDVRRAMASDEGFDRDLWRQLAEQGVVGMLVGADHGGLGFGALESEAVAEETGAALLPAPFVSSAVLTVALINAAGSDDDKQRLLPGLADGSAIGTVAVTGPSGSWTPEGVDVRADADGRLTGTAHYVTWGQVADVVLVVARTASGIAVFEVAPDAPGFQRCAVTVFDPTVRLSTYTFTATPGRRLGTAGWEAVQEALDHAIIASAGEHVGGARRLFDMTVEYLKTRIQFGRQIGSFQALKHMAADLLLDVESATSAARHAAAEKAAASENAIGATALAGFACAEAYQNISMQAIQMHGGIGFTWEHPAHLFLRRARTGMQLFGGARLHRERYLVSKGA comes from the coding sequence ATGACGATCAGTGTGGCCGAACGCGCGGAGCTGCGCACCGCGGTCGGCGCGTTGCTGGCCGAGAAATGCTCAGAAGACGACGTGCGCCGTGCGATGGCTTCCGACGAGGGCTTCGATCGCGACCTGTGGCGGCAGTTGGCCGAGCAGGGTGTCGTGGGCATGCTCGTCGGCGCCGACCACGGTGGACTCGGATTCGGCGCGCTGGAGTCCGAAGCCGTGGCCGAGGAGACCGGAGCGGCGCTGCTGCCGGCACCGTTCGTCTCGAGCGCGGTGCTGACGGTCGCGCTGATCAACGCCGCGGGCAGCGACGACGACAAGCAGCGGTTGCTGCCCGGTCTGGCCGACGGGTCGGCCATCGGCACCGTCGCGGTGACCGGACCATCCGGTTCGTGGACACCCGAGGGCGTCGACGTCCGCGCCGACGCCGACGGCCGGCTCACCGGCACCGCGCACTACGTCACCTGGGGCCAGGTCGCCGACGTCGTGCTCGTCGTCGCGCGCACCGCCAGCGGCATCGCGGTGTTCGAGGTCGCCCCCGACGCGCCGGGCTTCCAACGTTGCGCCGTAACGGTTTTCGATCCGACGGTTCGCTTGTCGACGTACACCTTCACCGCCACGCCGGGCCGCCGGCTGGGCACCGCGGGATGGGAGGCCGTGCAGGAGGCGCTGGACCACGCGATCATCGCATCGGCCGGCGAACACGTCGGCGGTGCACGCCGCCTCTTCGACATGACCGTGGAGTACCTCAAGACCCGCATCCAGTTCGGCCGCCAGATCGGCAGCTTCCAGGCGCTCAAACACATGGCCGCCGACCTGCTCCTCGACGTCGAGTCGGCGACATCGGCGGCGCGACATGCGGCCGCCGAGAAGGCCGCCGCGAGCGAAAACGCAATCGGCGCAACAGCACTGGCCGGCTTCGCGTGCGCCGAGGCGTACCAGAACATCTCGATGCAGGCCATTCAGATGCACGGCGGCATCGGCTTCACCTGGGAGCATCCCGCCCATCTGTTCCTGCGCCGGGCGCGCACCGGCATGCAACTGTTCGGCGGTGCCCGCCTCCATCGCGAGCGCTACCTCGTCTCGAAAGGTGCCTGA
- the nucS gene encoding endonuclease NucS, whose protein sequence is MRLVIAQCTVDYVGRLTAHLPSARRLLLIKADGSVSVHADDRAYKPLNWMSPPCWLNEELDGDAPVWVVENKAGEQLRITVEGVEHDSSHELGLDPGLVKDGVEAHLQALLAEHVELLGAGYTLVRREYMTPIGPVDLLCRDEQGRSVAVEIKRRGEIDGVEQLTRYLELLNRDTLLAPVAGVFAAQQIKPQARTLAVDRGIRCLTLDYDKMRGMDSDEYRLF, encoded by the coding sequence GTGCGTCTCGTGATCGCCCAGTGCACCGTCGACTACGTCGGACGCCTCACCGCGCATCTGCCCTCCGCGCGCCGGCTCCTGCTCATCAAGGCCGACGGATCGGTGAGCGTGCACGCCGACGACCGTGCCTACAAGCCGCTGAACTGGATGAGCCCGCCGTGCTGGCTCAACGAAGAGCTCGACGGCGACGCCCCGGTGTGGGTGGTCGAGAACAAGGCAGGCGAACAGCTGCGGATCACCGTCGAAGGGGTCGAGCACGACTCGAGCCACGAGTTGGGTCTCGATCCCGGTCTGGTGAAGGACGGAGTGGAGGCGCACCTGCAGGCGTTGCTCGCCGAACACGTGGAGTTGCTCGGCGCCGGCTACACGCTGGTGCGCCGGGAGTACATGACACCGATCGGTCCGGTCGACCTGCTGTGTCGTGACGAGCAGGGCCGGTCGGTGGCGGTGGAGATCAAACGTCGCGGTGAGATCGACGGGGTAGAACAACTCACGCGTTATCTCGAGCTGCTCAACCGCGACACGCTGCTCGCTCCGGTGGCGGGCGTGTTCGCGGCACAGCAGATCAAGCCGCAGGCTCGCACGCTCGCTGTCGACCGTGGGATCCGTTGTCTGACGCTGGATTACGACAAGATGCGCGGCATGGACAGCGACGAGTACCGGCTGTTCTGA
- a CDS encoding tetratricopeptide repeat protein, with amino-acid sequence MTRPRPPIAPAMAGAVDLSALKQRAAAGDSAPAAAPGGVEITEANFEAEVLVRSNEVPVVVLLWSPRSDSSAQLAEVLSGLAEADGPKWSLAAVNVDAVPRVAQMFGVQAVPTVVALAAGQPLSSFQGMQPPEQLRRWIDSLLDATAGKLSGAGDADDQEQVDPQVEQARAHLDRGEFDAALAAYQAILDANPNHVEAKGAVRQIGFLQRATTHPQDAVDVADATPDDIDAAFAAADVEILQQNVTGAFARLTALVKRTAGDDRTRVRTRLIELFDLFDPADPEVIAGRRNLANALY; translated from the coding sequence GTGACTCGTCCTCGACCCCCCATCGCGCCTGCTATGGCAGGTGCGGTCGACCTGTCGGCACTCAAGCAACGCGCTGCTGCGGGCGACAGCGCCCCCGCCGCCGCCCCGGGCGGCGTGGAGATCACCGAGGCGAACTTCGAGGCCGAGGTTCTCGTCCGGTCCAACGAGGTGCCCGTCGTGGTGCTGCTGTGGTCCCCGCGCAGCGACTCGAGTGCTCAACTCGCCGAGGTGCTGTCGGGGCTCGCGGAAGCCGACGGCCCCAAGTGGTCGCTGGCTGCCGTGAACGTCGACGCCGTCCCGCGGGTCGCGCAGATGTTCGGCGTGCAGGCCGTCCCGACCGTCGTCGCCCTGGCCGCGGGCCAGCCGCTGTCGAGCTTTCAGGGGATGCAGCCGCCGGAGCAGTTGCGCCGCTGGATCGACTCCCTGCTCGACGCGACAGCCGGAAAGCTGAGCGGGGCAGGCGATGCCGACGATCAGGAGCAGGTCGATCCGCAGGTCGAGCAGGCGCGTGCGCACCTGGACAGGGGCGAGTTCGACGCCGCGCTCGCTGCGTATCAGGCGATTCTCGACGCGAACCCGAACCACGTGGAGGCCAAGGGCGCCGTGCGCCAGATCGGTTTCCTCCAGCGCGCCACCACCCATCCGCAGGACGCCGTCGACGTCGCCGACGCGACACCGGACGACATCGATGCTGCGTTCGCCGCCGCGGACGTCGAGATCCTGCAGCAGAACGTCACCGGTGCCTTCGCGCGGCTGACCGCGTTGGTCAAGCGCACCGCCGGCGACGACCGCACCCGGGTCCGGACCAGGCTGATCGAATTGTTCGACCTCTTCGACCCGGCAGATCCCGAGGTGATCGCCGGACGGCGCAACCTCGCCAACGCGCTGTACTGA
- a CDS encoding acetyl-CoA C-acetyltransferase — protein sequence MTTSVIVAGARTPVGKLMGSLKDFSGSDLGAVAIAGALEKANVPASAVEYVIMGQVLTAGAGQMPARQAAVAAGIGWDVPSLTINKMCLSGIDAIALADQLIRAGEFEVVVAGGQESMTKAPHLLMDSRAGYKYGDVTVLDHMAYDGLHDVFTDQPMGALTEQRNDVDQFTRAEQDEFAAGSHQKAARAWKDGVFADEVVPVKIPQRKGDPIEFTEDEGIRADTTSESLAGLRPAFRKDGTITAGSASQISDGACAVVVMSKAKAEEMGLSWLCEIGAHGVVAGPDSTLQSQPANAIKKAIAKEGISTDQLDVIEINEAFAAVALASTKELGVDPERVNVNGGAIAVGHPIGMSGARITLHAALELARRGGGYAVAALCGAGGQGDALILRRP from the coding sequence ATGACGACGTCGGTAATTGTTGCTGGAGCCCGTACTCCGGTGGGCAAGCTGATGGGTTCGCTGAAGGATTTCTCCGGCAGCGACCTGGGTGCGGTGGCCATCGCCGGCGCACTCGAGAAGGCCAACGTCCCCGCCTCGGCAGTCGAGTACGTGATCATGGGCCAGGTGCTGACCGCGGGCGCGGGGCAGATGCCGGCGCGCCAGGCCGCGGTGGCCGCCGGCATCGGCTGGGACGTGCCGTCGCTGACCATCAACAAGATGTGCCTGTCGGGGATCGACGCGATCGCGCTCGCCGACCAGCTGATCAGGGCGGGGGAGTTCGAGGTCGTCGTGGCCGGCGGTCAGGAGTCGATGACGAAGGCGCCGCACCTGCTGATGGACAGCCGTGCGGGCTACAAGTACGGCGACGTCACGGTGCTCGACCACATGGCCTACGACGGCCTGCATGACGTGTTCACCGATCAGCCGATGGGTGCGCTGACCGAACAGCGCAACGACGTCGACCAGTTCACCCGCGCCGAGCAGGACGAGTTCGCCGCCGGCTCGCATCAGAAGGCGGCCAGGGCGTGGAAGGACGGCGTGTTCGCCGACGAGGTCGTTCCGGTCAAGATTCCGCAGCGCAAGGGTGATCCGATCGAGTTCACCGAGGACGAGGGCATCCGCGCCGACACCACCTCGGAGTCGCTGGCCGGTCTGCGGCCGGCGTTCCGCAAGGACGGCACCATCACCGCGGGCTCGGCGTCTCAGATCTCCGATGGCGCATGCGCCGTCGTGGTGATGAGCAAGGCGAAGGCCGAAGAGATGGGGCTGAGCTGGCTGTGTGAGATCGGCGCCCACGGCGTGGTCGCCGGGCCGGACTCGACGCTGCAGAGCCAGCCCGCCAACGCGATCAAGAAGGCGATCGCCAAGGAGGGCATCTCGACCGACCAGCTCGACGTCATCGAGATCAACGAGGCCTTCGCGGCCGTTGCGCTGGCTTCGACCAAGGAGCTGGGCGTCGATCCGGAACGCGTGAACGTCAACGGGGGCGCCATCGCCGTCGGGCACCCGATCGGCATGTCGGGCGCGCGCATCACGCTGCACGCCGCACTCGAGTTGGCCCGGCGCGGGGGCGGCTACGCGGTAGCCGCCCTGTGCGGTGCGGGCGGCCAGGGTGACGCGCTGATCCTGCGCCGTCCCTGA